A single region of the Synechococcales cyanobacterium T60_A2020_003 genome encodes:
- the sufS gene encoding SufS family cysteine desulfurase → MTLTQERTLATLTRPHFPILHQEIHGKLLVYFDNAATSQKPLAVLDALNHYYTHDNSNVHRGVHTLSARATDAYEGARNKVAAFVNAAHREEIVYTRNATEAINLVAYAWGMTTLQPGDEIILTVMEHHSNLIPWQLVAQRTGAVLKFVELTETEEFDLEQFKTLLSKKTRLVSVVHVSNTLGCINPVEEIVELAHQYGAKVLIDACQSVPHMPIDVQAIGCDWLVASGHKMCAPTGIGFLYGKRDVLRSMSPFLGGGEMIADVYLDHSTYADVPHKFEAGTPAIAEAIALGAAVDYLTEIGMDKIHAYEQELTLYLFERLDELPEVRVYGPKPNATASNRASLASFTTGAVHPHDLSTILDQAGIAIRAGHHCTQPLHRQVGAQSTARASLYFYNTREEVDVFIAALKEAIEFFGSIFG, encoded by the coding sequence ATGACCCTAACTCAGGAACGCACCCTAGCCACCCTCACCCGCCCCCATTTTCCGATTCTCCATCAAGAGATTCATGGGAAACTGTTGGTGTACTTTGACAACGCTGCCACCTCCCAGAAACCGCTTGCGGTTTTGGATGCGCTGAATCATTACTACACCCACGATAACTCCAACGTGCATCGGGGGGTGCATACCCTGAGTGCCCGGGCGACCGACGCCTACGAAGGCGCGCGGAACAAGGTCGCGGCCTTTGTAAATGCGGCTCATCGGGAAGAAATTGTCTATACCCGCAATGCGACCGAGGCAATTAACTTGGTGGCCTATGCCTGGGGTATGACCACGCTGCAACCGGGGGATGAAATTATCCTGACGGTGATGGAGCATCACAGCAACCTGATTCCCTGGCAGTTGGTAGCTCAACGTACGGGGGCGGTGCTGAAGTTTGTCGAGTTGACTGAAACAGAGGAGTTTGATTTGGAGCAGTTTAAGACGCTGCTATCCAAAAAAACGAGGCTAGTTTCCGTGGTCCATGTCTCCAACACCCTGGGATGCATCAATCCTGTGGAGGAGATCGTCGAGCTTGCCCACCAATACGGCGCTAAAGTGCTAATTGATGCTTGTCAAAGTGTGCCCCACATGCCCATTGATGTGCAGGCGATCGGTTGTGATTGGCTAGTGGCATCGGGTCATAAAATGTGTGCCCCAACAGGGATTGGCTTTCTTTACGGTAAGCGTGATGTTTTGCGCTCGATGTCTCCGTTCTTAGGGGGTGGAGAAATGATTGCCGATGTTTATCTGGATCACTCCACCTATGCCGATGTGCCCCACAAATTTGAGGCGGGAACTCCGGCCATTGCCGAGGCGATCGCCCTCGGTGCAGCGGTAGACTACCTGACTGAGATTGGCATGGATAAAATTCACGCCTACGAACAGGAATTAACTCTCTATCTGTTCGAGCGGCTAGACGAATTGCCTGAAGTTCGGGTGTACGGGCCAAAACCCAACGCGACCGCTAGCAATCGTGCCTCTCTCGCCTCGTTTACGACCGGGGCAGTCCATCCTCACGATCTATCTACCATTTTGGATCAAGCGGGTATTGCGATTCGAGCAGGTCATCACTGCACCCAGCCGTTACATCGTCAGGTCGGTGCCCAATCGACCGCACGCGCCAGTCTCTATTTCTACAATACTCGTGAAGAAGTAGATGTCTTTATCGCAGCGCTAAAAGAAGCGATCGAGTTCTTTGGCAGTATCTTTGGCTAG
- the sufD gene encoding Fe-S cluster assembly protein SufD, whose amino-acid sequence MSIQVSPTPAEIGSGQVQNRTAYLRQLLSQRLDVPESLLASDHGRLIQDLRQQAVAQVQELAIPSGRDEEWRFTNLSPLLEIDFQAPSPEAIAPLDVDTWDIPEAATSRLVFVNGGYVESLSSRSGIPATLWTGHLAAALQDGAIAPKLQQYLAKQPNANEVFTALNTAGLSDAAVIVVPRNVTVDVPIHLLFVSTGESPTFVQPRVLIVAEANSRLTVVEDYRSTPNAVCLTNAVTEIWLEENAQVTHTRLQEEGTHAFHIGKTVVTQARSSRYMTQAISVGASLSRHNLDVFHTGEQVETVLNGLTAIAQSQIADTHSAIIYAKPYCTSRQLHKCIVGDRAHAIFNGKVYVPQSAQLTDAGQLNRTLLLSPKARVDTKPQLEIVADNVKCTHGAAVGQLQTDEVFYLRSRGINEDDARRLLVYAFAYEILDTIPLDSLKQRLSQSILAQT is encoded by the coding sequence ATGAGTATTCAAGTTTCTCCAACTCCCGCAGAGATTGGTTCTGGACAGGTGCAGAATCGTACTGCATACCTGCGGCAACTGCTGAGCCAACGACTCGACGTACCAGAGTCGTTACTAGCATCGGATCATGGCCGCCTCATTCAAGACCTTCGACAGCAGGCCGTCGCCCAGGTTCAGGAACTAGCGATTCCCTCCGGTCGCGACGAAGAGTGGCGGTTTACCAATCTCTCTCCTCTATTAGAGATTGATTTTCAGGCTCCCTCCCCAGAGGCGATCGCCCCTCTCGACGTTGACACCTGGGATATCCCAGAAGCGGCAACCAGTCGGTTAGTCTTCGTGAATGGAGGGTATGTTGAGTCGCTCTCCTCGCGTTCTGGGATTCCGGCTACGCTATGGACCGGCCATCTCGCTGCGGCTCTCCAGGATGGGGCGATCGCGCCGAAGCTACAGCAATACCTGGCGAAACAGCCTAATGCAAACGAAGTGTTTACCGCCCTCAACACTGCGGGGTTAAGCGACGCTGCGGTGATCGTGGTACCTCGCAATGTCACAGTCGATGTTCCCATTCATCTTCTCTTCGTTTCGACTGGCGAATCTCCCACCTTTGTTCAGCCCCGTGTCCTGATCGTGGCAGAGGCCAACAGTAGATTAACGGTCGTAGAGGATTATCGCTCGACCCCGAATGCCGTCTGTCTCACCAATGCGGTTACGGAAATTTGGCTAGAGGAAAACGCGCAGGTCACCCATACCCGTTTACAGGAAGAGGGGACGCATGCCTTCCATATTGGGAAAACGGTCGTGACTCAGGCGCGGAGTTCTCGCTATATGACGCAGGCGATTAGCGTGGGAGCCTCGCTCTCTCGGCATAACCTCGACGTTTTCCATACGGGTGAACAGGTAGAAACGGTTCTAAACGGCTTAACAGCGATCGCCCAGTCCCAGATTGCCGATACCCATAGTGCCATCATCTACGCCAAACCTTACTGTACAAGCCGTCAGCTTCACAAATGCATTGTGGGCGATCGCGCTCACGCCATTTTCAACGGCAAGGTGTATGTCCCCCAGTCCGCCCAGTTGACCGATGCCGGACAGTTAAACCGGACATTGCTGCTCTCCCCTAAGGCACGGGTAGACACCAAACCCCAACTGGAAATTGTGGCGGATAATGTGAAGTGTACCCACGGTGCCGCCGTCGGCCAACTTCAAACTGATGAAGTGTTCTACCTCCGCAGCCGAGGCATCAACGAAGATGACGCTCGCCGTTTGCTGGTTTATGCCTTTGCCTACGAAATTTTAGACACCATTCCGCTCGATTCGCTAAAGCAGCGTCTTTCGCAGTCGATCCTCGCTCAGACCTAA
- the sufC gene encoding Fe-S cluster assembly ATPase SufC, giving the protein MIRENSDVILSVQDLTADVDGTQILKGLNLEIKAGEIHAIMGPNGSGKSTFSKVLSGHPDYTVTGGSVTYKGQDLLEMEPEDRARSGVFLAFQYPLEIPGVSNLDFLRVAYNSKQKYLGEDELDAFDFDELVREKLDVVKMDPAFLSRSVNEGFSGGEKKRNEILQMALLDPTLAILDETDSGLDVDALRIVANGVNQLSTPDNAMLVITHYQRLLNYIIPDYVHIMANGRILRTGDKELALEVEDRGYDWVLDEAAAGV; this is encoded by the coding sequence GTGATTCGTGAGAACAGCGACGTAATTTTATCGGTGCAGGATTTAACCGCCGACGTAGACGGAACCCAGATTCTGAAGGGGTTAAACCTGGAGATCAAAGCCGGAGAAATCCATGCCATTATGGGGCCAAACGGTTCCGGTAAAAGCACCTTTTCAAAGGTTCTGTCCGGTCATCCTGATTACACAGTCACGGGTGGCAGTGTCACCTATAAAGGCCAGGATTTGTTGGAGATGGAGCCAGAAGATCGGGCGCGATCGGGCGTGTTCCTAGCATTCCAGTATCCCCTCGAAATTCCGGGCGTTAGCAACCTCGACTTTTTGCGGGTCGCCTACAACTCCAAGCAGAAGTATCTGGGCGAAGACGAACTGGATGCCTTTGATTTTGACGAACTGGTGCGCGAGAAGCTGGATGTGGTCAAGATGGATCCTGCGTTCCTCAGCCGCAGCGTCAACGAGGGCTTTTCCGGTGGTGAGAAGAAGCGCAACGAGATCCTGCAAATGGCGCTCCTTGATCCTACCCTGGCAATTCTGGACGAAACGGATTCCGGTTTGGATGTGGATGCTCTGCGGATTGTTGCCAATGGTGTGAACCAACTCTCTACGCCGGATAACGCGATGTTAGTGATTACCCATTATCAGCGCTTATTGAACTACATCATTCCCGACTACGTTCACATCATGGCCAACGGTCGCATTCTCCGCACCGGTGACAAAGAACTGGCGCTGGAAGTGGAAGACCGGGGATACGATTGGGTGCTGGACGAAGCGGCAGCGGGGGTGTAA